The Lacipirellula parvula genome window below encodes:
- the prpC gene encoding bifunctional 2-methylcitrate synthase/citrate synthase, with protein MAESPIQSGLRGVVAGTTSLSTVGAGGDNLRYRGYDVEDLAQHAVFEETAYLLLYGELPTRSELDAFEKRLRGMRALPTPLRDVLERIPGDAHPMDVLRTGCSTLGTLYPEQSFAEQDAAAERLLASLPSMLGYWYRFTRFNERIDTATPDATIAGQVLRLLTGREPSDEHRRFMEASLTLYAEHEFNASTFTARVIAGTLSDLYSCVTGAIGALRGPLHGGANEAAMALIEQFREPAEAVAAVRAMLARKEKVMGFGHAVYKHRDPRNDVFKQWSHQLAANAADGYLYPVSEAIEQLMRDEKRLFSNADFYCASAYHFAGIETPLFTPLFAVARVSGWCAHIKEQRADNKLIRPAADYIGIDHRSFVPIDKR; from the coding sequence ATGGCAGAGAGTCCGATCCAATCTGGCCTTCGCGGCGTCGTCGCGGGGACGACCAGCCTCTCGACTGTCGGCGCAGGCGGCGACAACCTTCGCTACCGCGGCTACGACGTCGAAGACCTTGCTCAGCATGCCGTCTTCGAAGAGACCGCGTACCTTCTCCTCTACGGAGAACTACCGACGCGCAGTGAACTCGACGCATTCGAGAAGCGTCTCCGCGGCATGCGAGCGCTGCCGACGCCGCTACGGGATGTGCTCGAACGGATCCCTGGCGACGCCCATCCGATGGACGTTCTCCGCACCGGTTGCTCGACGCTCGGCACGCTCTATCCCGAGCAAAGTTTCGCCGAGCAAGACGCCGCGGCCGAGCGGCTGCTCGCCTCGCTCCCGTCGATGCTTGGCTACTGGTATCGCTTCACACGGTTCAACGAACGCATCGACACGGCCACCCCCGACGCCACGATCGCCGGCCAAGTGCTGCGGCTGCTCACCGGCCGCGAACCGAGCGACGAGCACCGCCGGTTCATGGAAGCGTCGCTCACGCTCTACGCCGAGCATGAGTTCAATGCCTCGACGTTCACCGCCCGCGTCATCGCCGGAACGCTCTCGGACTTGTACTCGTGCGTCACCGGCGCGATCGGCGCCCTCCGCGGCCCGCTCCACGGCGGCGCCAACGAAGCGGCGATGGCCCTCATCGAGCAATTTCGCGAACCTGCCGAAGCGGTCGCCGCCGTCCGCGCGATGCTCGCCCGCAAAGAAAAGGTGATGGGTTTTGGCCACGCCGTCTACAAGCACCGCGACCCGCGGAACGACGTCTTCAAGCAATGGTCGCATCAGCTCGCCGCCAACGCCGCGGACGGCTACTTGTATCCCGTGTCGGAAGCGATCGAACAGCTAATGCGCGACGAGAAACGGCTCTTCTCCAACGCCGACTTCTACTGCGCGAGCGCGTACCACTTCGCCGGCATCGAAACGCCGCTGTTCACCCCGCTATTCGCCGTCGCCCGCGTCAGCGGCTGGTGCGCCCACATCAAAGAGCAACGCGCCGACAACAAACTCATCCGCCCCGCCGCGGATTACATCGGCATCGACCACCGCAGTTTTGTGCCAATCGACAAACGATGA
- the prpB gene encoding methylisocitrate lyase produces MASPGERFRAALEAERPLQVVGVINAYAALLAERAGFRALYLSGAGVANASFGLPDLGVTNLAEVCEDARRITSRTDLPLLVDADTGFGSALGIQRTVREFERAGVAGLHLEDQIAAKRCGHRPGKGLVDAAEMCDRVKAAVDARRDAAFVIMARTDAVASEGVPAAIDRANRYVAAGADMIFAEALTSLDDYRKFTAAVKVPVLANITEFGKTPLLTTKELAAAGVRLALYPLSAFRAMNRAAESVYAAIRRDGTQQSVVDQMQTREELYTVLDYHRYEHLLDQLYPEK; encoded by the coding sequence GTGGCGTCACCCGGAGAACGTTTTCGCGCTGCCCTCGAAGCAGAGCGTCCGCTGCAAGTCGTCGGCGTCATCAACGCCTACGCCGCCTTGCTCGCCGAGCGGGCCGGCTTCCGCGCCCTCTACCTCTCCGGCGCCGGCGTCGCCAATGCTTCGTTTGGTCTGCCTGATCTCGGCGTTACGAACCTCGCCGAAGTCTGCGAAGACGCCCGCCGCATCACCAGCCGCACCGACCTGCCGCTGCTCGTCGACGCCGACACCGGCTTCGGCTCGGCCCTCGGCATTCAACGCACCGTCCGCGAGTTCGAACGCGCCGGCGTCGCCGGGCTCCACCTCGAAGATCAAATCGCCGCCAAACGCTGCGGCCATCGCCCCGGCAAGGGACTTGTCGACGCCGCCGAGATGTGCGATCGCGTGAAGGCCGCCGTCGACGCCCGCCGCGACGCCGCGTTCGTCATCATGGCCCGCACCGACGCGGTCGCGAGCGAAGGCGTTCCCGCCGCCATCGACCGCGCGAACCGCTACGTCGCCGCCGGCGCCGACATGATCTTCGCCGAAGCCCTCACATCGCTCGACGACTACCGCAAGTTCACCGCAGCGGTGAAGGTGCCCGTTCTCGCAAACATCACCGAGTTCGGCAAGACGCCGCTGCTGACGACCAAGGAACTCGCTGCGGCCGGCGTGCGGCTCGCCCTCTACCCCCTCTCGGCCTTCCGCGCAATGAACCGCGCCGCCGAGTCGGTCTACGCCGCGATCCGCCGCGACGGCACGCAGCAAAGCGTCGTCGACCAGATGCAAACGCGCGAAGAGTTGTACACGGTGCTCGACTATCACCGCTATGAACACCTCCTCGATCAGCTCTACCCGGAGAAATGA
- a CDS encoding helix-turn-helix transcriptional regulator: MERRSRPAYHQLPERGILVFESHHSSSFSMPPERRTFHKLCWVPVGHGSLEYGQSRVTLARDELIFVPAEATHRFVDDHSAPMTLVMAYFSDEVVQQSSPLTALLAELKKKFRDPFPQVKLNIYRRSGVRDSFKRMLAEQLRHDAESTAMLHAGLLELLVHFLRGDPTGKSAVPSREQAFEGSLEYIDDLFHTPIRVKDLADMCGISSRRYSDIFKQRTGKTVVQYLNQKRVSYAQERLRETGQIMYAAVAAGFSDATHFYRVFKRSTGVTPGQYVESSVEAKAKETAAAN; encoded by the coding sequence GTGGAACGGCGTAGTCGGCCTGCGTATCACCAGTTGCCAGAGCGGGGGATTCTCGTCTTCGAGAGCCACCACTCCTCCTCGTTTTCGATGCCGCCGGAGCGGCGGACCTTTCACAAGCTCTGCTGGGTTCCCGTCGGCCACGGGTCGCTGGAGTACGGCCAGTCGCGGGTGACGCTCGCCCGGGACGAGTTGATTTTCGTTCCTGCCGAGGCGACGCACCGCTTCGTCGACGATCATTCGGCGCCGATGACGCTCGTGATGGCGTACTTTTCCGACGAGGTGGTGCAGCAGTCATCGCCGCTGACGGCGCTGCTCGCTGAACTCAAGAAAAAATTCCGCGATCCCTTCCCGCAGGTGAAGCTCAACATCTACCGTCGCAGCGGCGTTCGCGACTCGTTCAAGCGAATGCTCGCCGAGCAGCTACGCCACGACGCCGAATCGACCGCCATGCTGCACGCGGGTCTGCTCGAACTGCTCGTCCACTTCCTCCGCGGCGATCCGACCGGCAAGTCGGCCGTGCCGTCGCGCGAGCAAGCATTTGAGGGTTCGCTGGAGTACATCGACGACCTGTTCCACACGCCGATCCGCGTGAAAGATCTCGCCGACATGTGCGGCATTAGCAGCCGCCGCTATTCCGATATCTTCAAACAGCGAACCGGCAAAACGGTCGTGCAGTACCTCAACCAGAAGCGGGTGAGCTACGCCCAGGAGCGCCTGCGCGAGACGGGACAAATTATGTACGCCGCCGTCGCCGCTGGATTTAGCGATGCGACACATTTCTACCGCGTCTTCAAACGTTCGACCGGCGTCACGCCGGGGCAATACGTCGAGTCGAGCGTTGAAGCCAAAGCGAAAGAAACGGCTGCCGCGAATTAA
- a CDS encoding glycosyltransferase family 2 protein: MRFLGVAAQVTAIVKTFERPRSLDRLVRTIRRRYPRLRVIVGDDSVTPYPRTDVEYVRLPVDIGVAAGRNALLELVETPYFLTLDDDMAFTAETRIELLLETLERHQADLVAGDLIDCEQRWPIWVSRRRQVYHGVMRRDGDSLQLIPGHAGSRGEAFDCDLTPQFFLARTALFREIGGWFAPLKFDDQHELFLRLKQHGCRVLHRPDVSAEHWQESPLVYAAFRARDYAPLVASRHGLRRITDLDGNEREFPLVEQAA, encoded by the coding sequence ATGCGTTTCTTGGGCGTCGCTGCGCAGGTGACTGCCATTGTGAAAACGTTTGAACGGCCCCGCTCGCTCGATCGGCTGGTCCGGACGATTCGTCGTCGTTATCCACGGCTGCGGGTGATTGTCGGCGATGATAGCGTCACTCCTTACCCACGCACCGATGTGGAATACGTCCGCTTGCCGGTCGACATCGGCGTCGCTGCCGGCCGCAACGCCCTGTTGGAACTCGTCGAAACGCCGTACTTCCTCACGCTCGACGACGACATGGCGTTCACCGCCGAGACGCGGATCGAGCTGCTGCTCGAAACGCTTGAACGGCATCAGGCCGATCTGGTCGCTGGCGATTTAATCGACTGCGAGCAGCGTTGGCCGATATGGGTGAGTCGCCGCCGACAGGTCTACCATGGCGTGATGCGCCGCGATGGGGACTCGCTGCAACTGATTCCGGGGCATGCCGGCAGCCGGGGCGAGGCGTTCGATTGCGACCTAACGCCGCAGTTCTTCCTGGCACGGACTGCGTTGTTTCGCGAAATCGGCGGCTGGTTTGCCCCGCTGAAGTTCGACGATCAGCATGAGTTGTTCCTAAGACTGAAGCAGCATGGCTGCCGGGTGCTCCATCGCCCCGACGTTTCGGCCGAGCATTGGCAAGAGAGCCCGCTGGTGTACGCGGCGTTCCGGGCACGCGACTACGCCCCGCTGGTGGCGAGCCGGCACGGGCTGCGGCGGATTACCGATCTCGACGGGAACGAACGCGAGTTCCCGCTGGTCGAGCAGGCCGCGTAA
- a CDS encoding glycosyltransferase, translated as MSSPLEISVVVSTYQRPGHLKRCLQSLAAQQGVDGKYEVIVVDDGSQDETAEMVARFARAAAFPVKFATHPHEGFQLARCRNAGIRIATAPYILFTDGDCIFPANHLRRHLDARRPGIARAGDCIKLDQAASERIDESSIRSGAFAKRVSFKQRLKLRRLHAKLLAYQMLHRDNRVKLTGWNMGVWREDLERVNGFDERFRGWGCEDDDLARRLRRSGVRVATALGYTHGYHLWHRVHSTTPQQWSAGPNVAYFQRPAVLARCLEGIRSRSLQHVSTRVTGGPSHAELSRQLAHSLRESTTGVEVEILLWSDGPANFTSDRGACRVLVATPEAVLPEAVQRAGHAVLRAELQQGPAAVIQGLHDLLRGIEPLAAPSRLAA; from the coding sequence GTGTCCTCGCCGCTTGAAATCTCCGTCGTCGTTTCGACCTATCAGCGTCCCGGCCACCTGAAGCGCTGCTTGCAGTCGCTGGCCGCGCAGCAGGGCGTCGACGGGAAGTATGAAGTGATCGTCGTCGACGACGGTTCGCAAGACGAAACGGCCGAGATGGTGGCGCGGTTCGCCCGCGCAGCGGCATTCCCAGTAAAATTCGCCACGCATCCGCACGAAGGGTTTCAGTTGGCTCGTTGCCGCAACGCCGGCATTCGCATCGCGACGGCGCCGTATATTCTGTTCACCGATGGCGACTGCATCTTTCCAGCTAACCACCTGCGCCGGCACCTCGACGCTCGGCGGCCGGGGATCGCTCGCGCCGGCGATTGCATTAAGCTTGATCAGGCTGCAAGCGAGCGGATCGACGAATCGTCGATTCGGAGCGGCGCCTTCGCCAAGCGAGTTTCGTTCAAACAGCGCCTCAAGCTGCGTCGCTTGCATGCGAAGTTGCTCGCCTATCAGATGCTCCACCGTGATAATCGCGTAAAACTCACCGGCTGGAACATGGGCGTGTGGCGGGAAGATTTGGAGCGGGTCAACGGTTTCGACGAACGCTTCCGCGGCTGGGGCTGCGAAGACGACGATCTCGCGCGGCGGCTACGTCGCAGCGGCGTCCGCGTTGCGACCGCCCTTGGATACACGCACGGCTATCACCTGTGGCATCGCGTTCACTCGACGACGCCGCAGCAGTGGAGCGCCGGTCCGAACGTCGCCTACTTCCAACGCCCGGCGGTGCTCGCGCGTTGTCTCGAAGGCATTCGCAGCCGTAGCTTGCAGCATGTCTCGACGCGCGTCACGGGCGGGCCGTCTCACGCTGAACTCTCTCGGCAATTGGCTCACTCGCTGCGCGAGAGCACGACCGGCGTGGAAGTTGAGATCTTGCTATGGAGCGACGGGCCGGCAAACTTCACCAGCGATCGCGGAGCCTGCCGGGTGCTCGTGGCGACGCCGGAGGCGGTGCTGCCCGAAGCTGTCCAACGTGCCGGGCACGCAGTGCTGCGGGCTGAGCTTCAGCAAGGGCCGGCCGCGGTGATTCAAGGGCTGCACGATTTGTTGCGCGGAATCGAGCCATTGGCCGCTCCTTCTCGGCTGGCTGCGTAG
- the infA gene encoding translation initiation factor IF-1: MSKQKEEALEVEGVVTQALANTRFRVEIEGGHQVTAHVAGRMRKNFIRIVPGDKVRVELSPYDLTKGRITFRER; this comes from the coding sequence ATGTCAAAGCAAAAAGAAGAGGCCCTAGAAGTTGAAGGGGTCGTGACCCAGGCACTGGCGAACACGCGGTTCCGCGTGGAGATCGAGGGGGGGCATCAGGTCACCGCTCACGTCGCTGGTCGGATGCGGAAGAACTTCATCCGCATCGTGCCGGGCGACAAGGTTCGCGTCGAACTTTCGCCGTACGATCTGACCAAGGGCCGCATTACGTTCCGCGAACGCTAA
- the lysA gene encoding diaminopimelate decarboxylase produces the protein MPAAAAAKFPLTVTEVAGQSVVELAKKFGTPLFVYDAAIVAERVADLAVFDVVRYAQKACSNLAILDVVRRSGGVVDAVSAGEIQRALAAGFKPGFAEPPQIVYTADIFDREALELVAKHEIPVNCGSPDMIDQYGTVCPGRGITLRINPGFGHGHSQKTNTGGQQSKHGIWHSQLADCVERAKRNKLSIAGLHMHIGSGTDMEHLSQVCGAMEAAALSVGSSIHSISAGGGLPTPYREGDKKVDIGAYYELWNGVRERLAAAFGHPVSLEIEPGRYLSAEAGSLIAEIRAVKKMGDNLFYVVDAGFNNLARPILYGAYHPMAVAYASGKSEGATQPVIVGGPLCESGDIFTQEDGGYVRSRDLPVAAIGDYVVIGVAGAYGAVMGSNYNSKPLAAEVMVEKGKVHLVRERQTFADIIRGEHIPK, from the coding sequence ATGCCCGCCGCCGCTGCCGCCAAGTTTCCGCTCACCGTCACCGAAGTCGCCGGCCAGTCGGTCGTGGAGCTTGCCAAGAAGTTTGGCACGCCGCTGTTTGTCTACGACGCCGCGATCGTTGCCGAGCGCGTTGCCGATCTCGCGGTCTTCGACGTCGTGCGTTACGCGCAGAAGGCGTGCTCGAACTTGGCGATCCTCGACGTCGTGCGTCGCAGCGGCGGCGTTGTCGACGCGGTAAGCGCCGGCGAGATTCAACGGGCGCTAGCCGCTGGCTTCAAGCCAGGCTTCGCCGAGCCGCCGCAGATCGTGTACACCGCCGACATCTTTGATCGTGAAGCGCTCGAGCTTGTCGCGAAGCACGAGATCCCGGTCAACTGCGGTTCGCCCGACATGATCGACCAGTACGGCACCGTCTGCCCGGGCCGAGGCATCACGCTGCGGATTAACCCTGGCTTCGGTCACGGCCACAGCCAGAAGACGAACACGGGCGGCCAGCAATCGAAGCACGGCATCTGGCACAGCCAGCTCGCCGATTGCGTCGAGCGGGCGAAGCGCAACAAGCTGTCGATCGCCGGCCTGCACATGCACATCGGTTCGGGCACCGACATGGAGCACCTCAGCCAAGTCTGCGGCGCCATGGAGGCCGCGGCGCTGTCGGTTGGTTCGTCGATCCACTCGATCAGCGCCGGCGGCGGTTTGCCGACTCCTTACCGCGAAGGCGACAAGAAGGTCGACATCGGGGCCTACTACGAGCTGTGGAACGGCGTTCGCGAACGGCTGGCGGCGGCGTTTGGTCACCCCGTGAGCTTGGAGATCGAGCCGGGCCGCTACCTCTCGGCCGAAGCGGGGAGCCTCATTGCCGAGATCCGCGCCGTGAAGAAGATGGGCGACAACTTGTTCTACGTCGTCGACGCCGGTTTCAATAATCTGGCTCGGCCGATTCTGTACGGCGCCTACCACCCGATGGCCGTGGCCTACGCCAGCGGAAAGAGCGAAGGGGCGACGCAGCCGGTCATCGTTGGCGGCCCGCTCTGCGAATCGGGCGATATCTTCACGCAGGAAGACGGCGGTTACGTCCGCAGCCGCGATTTGCCGGTCGCCGCGATCGGCGACTACGTCGTCATCGGCGTCGCCGGAGCCTACGGCGCCGTCATGGGCAGTAACTACAACAGCAAACCGTTGGCCGCCGAAGTGATGGTCGAGAAGGGCAAGGTTCATCTCGTGCGCGAACGGCAGACGTTCGCCGACATCATCCGCGGCGAGCACATCCCTAAGTAA
- a CDS encoding bifunctional 2-methylcitrate dehydratase/aconitate hydratase encodes MSAHDYKSAKRPAPDQLFVDIADYALSARIDSDLAYDTARYCLLDSLACMFQALDYPACTKLLGPVVPGATLPGGARVPGCSWELEPVMAAFNIGALVRWLDFNDTWLAAEWGHPSDNLGAILAAADYASRRNRAAGRAPLTMRDVLTAMIKAHEIQGVLALENSFNRVGLDHVLLVRIASTAVATQLLGGDREQTLNAVSNAWIDGGALRTYRHAPNTGSRKSWAAGDATSRAVRLALIALTGEMGYPAAMSTPTWGFQDVLFKGKPVTLARPLASYVMENVLFKISFPAEFHAQTAVEAAMRLHPAVRDRLDQIESITIETQEPGVRIIDKTGPLANPADRDHCIQYMAAVPLIFGRLVASDYDDAVAGDPRIDALRAKMRVVENPTFTRDYYDGDKRYIGNAIQVKFADGTQTERVEVGVPIGHRERRAEGIPLLLEKFEQSIAPKLGAERFKKLNALCSDANQLQATAVDEFLPLVTA; translated from the coding sequence ATGTCCGCTCACGATTACAAATCCGCCAAGCGTCCCGCTCCCGATCAGCTCTTCGTCGATATCGCCGACTACGCGCTGAGCGCTCGGATCGACAGCGACCTCGCTTACGACACTGCTCGCTACTGCCTGCTCGACTCGCTCGCCTGTATGTTCCAGGCGCTCGATTACCCGGCGTGCACGAAGCTCCTCGGCCCCGTCGTTCCTGGCGCCACGCTCCCCGGCGGCGCGCGGGTGCCCGGCTGTAGCTGGGAGTTGGAGCCGGTGATGGCGGCGTTCAACATCGGCGCGCTCGTCCGCTGGCTCGACTTTAACGACACGTGGCTTGCCGCCGAGTGGGGGCATCCTTCCGACAACCTCGGCGCCATCCTCGCCGCTGCCGACTACGCCAGTCGCCGCAACCGCGCGGCCGGCCGTGCGCCGCTCACGATGCGAGACGTGCTGACGGCGATGATTAAAGCTCACGAGATCCAAGGCGTGCTCGCGTTGGAGAACAGTTTTAATCGCGTAGGGCTCGATCACGTGCTGCTCGTTCGTATCGCCTCAACTGCCGTCGCGACGCAACTCTTGGGCGGCGATCGCGAGCAAACGCTCAATGCCGTCTCGAACGCCTGGATCGACGGCGGCGCACTCCGCACCTACCGCCACGCCCCCAACACCGGCTCGCGCAAGAGCTGGGCCGCTGGCGACGCCACGAGCCGCGCGGTGCGGCTCGCACTCATCGCCCTCACCGGCGAGATGGGCTACCCCGCCGCGATGAGCACGCCGACGTGGGGCTTTCAGGATGTTCTGTTCAAAGGCAAGCCGGTAACGCTCGCCCGCCCGCTCGCGAGTTACGTGATGGAGAACGTCCTCTTCAAGATCTCGTTCCCCGCCGAGTTCCACGCCCAAACCGCCGTCGAAGCAGCCATGCGACTTCATCCCGCGGTGCGCGATCGGCTCGACCAGATCGAATCGATCACGATCGAAACGCAAGAGCCGGGCGTGCGGATCATCGACAAGACCGGCCCGCTCGCCAACCCCGCCGACCGCGACCACTGCATCCAGTACATGGCCGCCGTGCCGCTGATCTTCGGTCGCCTCGTCGCGTCAGACTACGACGATGCCGTGGCCGGCGATCCTCGCATCGACGCGCTGCGAGCCAAGATGCGCGTCGTCGAGAACCCGACGTTCACGCGAGACTACTACGACGGCGACAAACGCTACATCGGCAACGCGATCCAAGTAAAGTTCGCCGACGGCACGCAAACCGAGCGAGTGGAAGTGGGCGTCCCCATCGGCCACCGCGAACGCCGCGCCGAGGGCATTCCGCTACTGCTCGAGAAATTCGAGCAGAGCATCGCCCCCAAACTCGGCGCCGAGCGGTTCAAGAAACTCAACGCCCTCTGCAGCGACGCGAATCAACTGCAAGCCACCGCCGTCGACGAGTTCCTACCGCTAGTGACCGCGTGA
- a CDS encoding magnesium chelatase — translation MIIPASLLFDSERRPRNLAQLRSSGWVSKTVKQEIHDNFLRKLKSGEELYPGIIGFDDTVLPELNIALLAQHDLLFLGEKGQAKSRLMRLVSSFLDEAIPYIDDPAIPLHDDPYRPITKRGRVLVDTSPPDDVPIAWWRREDRYAERLSPGTKFADIIGEIDPAKLAQGVSMSTEDALHFGLIPRMHRGIFAMNELPELDELVQVGLFNILEERDVQIRGYPVKFDIDVMILFSANPATYNRSGKVIPQLKDRIGSIIHTHYPLERDLGVRILEQEVDQSRVASSELREEEGDESRNPQPETRNSPDVVVPYFMKELIEEISRAARTSKYVDHESGVSARLSLSNYRTMLASARHRAAVLGESPAVPRISDLGHLYASSLGKLELDLMGTHQMSERQVLDAVMAEAIATVFSEYVDKHGLAEIGQIFSEGVKIEVGDMLPSSHYADLVKRVPPIWDKAFEVNASQDPAVRAACIEFVLAGLYATDRISRSQRHGRITYEI, via the coding sequence ATGATTATCCCCGCTTCGTTGTTGTTCGATTCGGAACGTCGTCCCCGCAATCTCGCGCAGCTGCGCTCGTCGGGTTGGGTGAGCAAGACGGTCAAGCAAGAGATTCACGACAACTTCTTGCGAAAGTTGAAGTCTGGCGAGGAACTTTACCCGGGGATCATCGGCTTCGACGATACCGTGCTGCCGGAGTTGAACATCGCGCTGCTCGCGCAGCACGACCTGCTCTTCCTCGGCGAGAAGGGGCAAGCGAAGAGCCGGCTGATGCGGCTGGTGAGCAGCTTTCTCGACGAGGCGATTCCCTACATCGACGATCCGGCGATTCCGCTGCACGACGATCCGTACCGCCCGATCACCAAGCGGGGACGCGTGTTGGTAGATACCTCGCCGCCGGACGATGTGCCGATTGCGTGGTGGCGCCGCGAAGATCGTTACGCCGAACGGCTCTCGCCCGGTACTAAGTTCGCCGACATCATCGGCGAGATCGATCCGGCGAAGCTCGCGCAAGGCGTGAGCATGAGCACCGAGGATGCGCTCCACTTCGGTCTGATCCCGCGGATGCATCGCGGCATCTTCGCGATGAACGAGTTGCCGGAGCTCGACGAGCTCGTACAGGTCGGCTTGTTCAACATTCTCGAAGAGCGCGACGTGCAGATCCGCGGCTATCCCGTGAAGTTCGACATCGACGTGATGATCCTCTTCAGTGCGAACCCCGCGACGTACAACCGTTCGGGAAAGGTGATCCCGCAGCTGAAGGACCGCATCGGGTCGATCATTCACACGCATTATCCGCTGGAACGCGATCTCGGCGTGCGGATCCTCGAGCAAGAAGTGGACCAGTCGCGAGTTGCGAGCAGTGAGTTGCGAGAGGAAGAGGGTGATGAGTCTCGCAACCCGCAACCCGAAACTCGCAACTCTCCCGACGTCGTCGTCCCCTACTTCATGAAGGAACTAATCGAAGAAATCAGCCGCGCCGCGCGAACTTCGAAGTACGTCGACCACGAGTCGGGTGTGAGCGCCCGCCTCTCGCTCTCCAACTACCGCACGATGCTCGCCTCGGCCCGCCATCGTGCCGCGGTGCTCGGCGAATCGCCCGCCGTGCCGCGGATCAGCGATCTCGGCCACCTCTACGCCTCGTCGCTCGGCAAGCTGGAACTCGATCTGATGGGGACCCATCAGATGAGCGAGCGGCAGGTGCTCGACGCGGTGATGGCCGAGGCAATTGCCACTGTCTTCAGCGAGTACGTCGACAAGCACGGCCTCGCCGAGATTGGGCAGATCTTCAGCGAGGGGGTGAAAATCGAAGTCGGCGATATGCTGCCGTCGTCGCACTACGCCGACCTCGTGAAGCGCGTGCCACCGATCTGGGACAAGGCGTTCGAAGTGAACGCGAGCCAAGACCCTGCCGTGCGGGCGGCGTGCATCGAGTTCGTCCTCGCGGGGCTGTATGCCACCGACCGCATCAGCCGCAGCCAACGGCATGGGCGGATTACTTATGAGATTTGA
- a CDS encoding class I SAM-dependent methyltransferase: MAAADTIVDSELDDRELRHVMNELSREEQDGAQKVQVFAERLLNVYNDAALALMISIGHRTELFDKLADLDPSTSTEIAEATGLNERYVREWLGAMTTGGVVSHNPHTHRYWLPAERAALLTRAASPNNLASVAQWFAVLGSVEDKIVDAFTHGKGVPYSAYGRFHEVMAEESNQTVVGGLDNHILPLVPGLIEELHRGIDAVDVGCGRGKALIHLAKRFRNSRFTGVDCSEETIREANAEAAEFGLTNLKFECTDAAKWDATDDFDLVLAFDAIHDQPAPDRVLANIRRALRADGLFLMQDIGAASCVHGNMNHPVGPFLYTISCMHCMSVSLAGGGPGLGAAWGKELALQMLDEAGFNDVRVEQLPHDIINYYYVAYPSP; the protein is encoded by the coding sequence GTAATGAACGAACTATCCCGCGAAGAGCAAGACGGCGCTCAGAAGGTACAAGTTTTCGCCGAACGGCTCCTCAACGTTTACAATGACGCCGCGCTGGCGCTGATGATTTCCATCGGCCACCGCACGGAACTGTTCGACAAGCTTGCCGACCTCGATCCATCGACCAGCACCGAAATCGCCGAGGCGACCGGCCTCAACGAACGTTACGTCCGCGAATGGCTCGGCGCCATGACCACTGGCGGCGTTGTTTCGCACAACCCGCACACGCATCGATACTGGCTTCCCGCTGAGCGGGCGGCCTTGCTGACCAGGGCCGCGAGCCCCAATAACCTTGCTTCCGTGGCGCAATGGTTCGCGGTCCTGGGCAGTGTTGAAGATAAAATTGTCGACGCCTTCACGCACGGCAAGGGCGTTCCCTATTCTGCGTATGGCCGCTTCCACGAAGTGATGGCCGAGGAGAGCAACCAAACTGTCGTCGGCGGACTCGACAACCATATCCTCCCGCTCGTGCCGGGACTGATTGAAGAATTACATCGCGGCATCGATGCGGTCGACGTCGGCTGCGGTCGCGGCAAGGCGCTGATTCACCTGGCGAAGCGTTTTCGGAACAGCCGCTTCACCGGGGTCGACTGCAGTGAAGAGACGATTCGCGAGGCAAACGCAGAAGCGGCGGAGTTCGGGCTAACGAACTTGAAGTTCGAATGCACCGACGCCGCGAAGTGGGACGCGACCGACGACTTTGACTTGGTCCTGGCGTTCGACGCGATCCACGATCAGCCGGCGCCAGACCGCGTGTTGGCGAACATCCGTCGCGCCCTGCGAGCCGACGGCCTGTTCCTGATGCAAGACATCGGCGCCGCCAGCTGCGTCCACGGCAACATGAATCACCCCGTCGGTCCGTTCCTCTACACAATCTCCTGCATGCACTGCATGAGCGTGTCGCTGGCCGGCGGCGGCCCGGGCCTCGGCGCCGCGTGGGGCAAGGAACTCGCACTGCAAATGCTCGACGAAGCCGGCTTCAACGACGTCCGCGTCGAACAACTACCGCACGACATCATCAACTATTACTACGTAGCGTATCCCTCCCCCTAG